From a region of the Anomalospiza imberbis isolate Cuckoo-Finch-1a 21T00152 chromosome 3, ASM3175350v1, whole genome shotgun sequence genome:
- the GREM2 gene encoding gremlin-2 isoform X2, which translates to MPKKCGIRHLVESSPLSYSRRQRMVWKFALSVFLMAALVRVTDTRKNRPAGAIPSPYKGGSSNHSERRQQLNKEVLASSQEALVVTERKYLKSDWCKTQPLRQTVSEEGCISRTIINRFCYGQCNSFYIPRHVKKEEESFQSCAFCKPHKVTSSTVQLECPELDPPFRLKKIQKVKQCRCMSVNLNSSGKL; encoded by the exons ATGCCTAAGAAATGTGGCATAAGGCATCTTGTGGAGAGTTCACCTCTGTCTTATTCTAGAAGACAAAG GATGGTTTGGAAATTTGCCCTGTCCGTTTTTCTGATGGCAGCACTGGTTCGAGTAACGGACACCAGGAAAAACCGCCCTGCAGGTGCCATTCCCTCCCCGTACAAAGGCGGCAGCAGCAACCACTCAGAGCGGCGGCAGCAGCTGAACAAGGAGGTGTTGGCCTCCAGCCAGGAGGCTCTCGTGGTCACTGAGAGGAAGTACCTCAAGAGCGACTGGTGCAAGACACAGCCGCTGCGGCAGACTGTCAGCGAGGAGGGCTGCATCAGCCGCACCATCATCAACCGCTTCTGCTATGGGCAGTGCAACTCCTTCTACATTCCACGGCATgtgaaaaaggaggaggagtCCTTCCAGTCCTGTGCTTTCTGTAAGCCACACAAGGTCACCTCTTCGACCGTGCAGCTGGAGTGCCCCGAGCTGGACCCACCGTTCCGACTCAAGAAAATTCAGAAGGTCAAGCAGTGCCGGTGCATGTCTGTGAATCTGAACAGCTCAGGCAAACTGTGA
- the GREM2 gene encoding gremlin-2 isoform X3 produces the protein MVWKFALSVFLMAALVRVTDTRKNRPAGAIPSPYKGGSSNHSERRQQLNKEVLASSQEALVVTERKYLKSDWCKTQPLRQTVSEEGCISRTIINRFCYGQCNSFYIPRHVKKEEESFQSCAFCKPHKVTSSTVQLECPELDPPFRLKKIQKVKQCRCMSVNLNSSGKL, from the coding sequence ATGGTTTGGAAATTTGCCCTGTCCGTTTTTCTGATGGCAGCACTGGTTCGAGTAACGGACACCAGGAAAAACCGCCCTGCAGGTGCCATTCCCTCCCCGTACAAAGGCGGCAGCAGCAACCACTCAGAGCGGCGGCAGCAGCTGAACAAGGAGGTGTTGGCCTCCAGCCAGGAGGCTCTCGTGGTCACTGAGAGGAAGTACCTCAAGAGCGACTGGTGCAAGACACAGCCGCTGCGGCAGACTGTCAGCGAGGAGGGCTGCATCAGCCGCACCATCATCAACCGCTTCTGCTATGGGCAGTGCAACTCCTTCTACATTCCACGGCATgtgaaaaaggaggaggagtCCTTCCAGTCCTGTGCTTTCTGTAAGCCACACAAGGTCACCTCTTCGACCGTGCAGCTGGAGTGCCCCGAGCTGGACCCACCGTTCCGACTCAAGAAAATTCAGAAGGTCAAGCAGTGCCGGTGCATGTCTGTGAATCTGAACAGCTCAGGCAAACTGTGA